From a single Cydia amplana chromosome 22, ilCydAmpl1.1, whole genome shotgun sequence genomic region:
- the LOC134658448 gene encoding uncharacterized protein K02A2.6-like, protein MCKKLIGIPNTIVFIDNIYVAGKTLQETYETLVKVLNRLQECNFKLKPEKCKLFTSHIDVFGFRINKEGMSLIKSNIEPLLNVSAPTNLTMLKSFLGKVNYYSRFLKDMAKILSPLYECTKINKFNWTADCQKSFDTIKNKLASADNLRHFNPDLPIIVTCDASNYGLAAVLSNRDHNGIVKPIAYASKKLNTTEQKYAAIDREAMGIVFAVTKFYNYIYGRQFELETDSSALVRIFGPTKGIPKMAAKRLQHYAIFLSAFNYKIKHIKTNNNPADYLSRNPDNTECTNQYVHPIYKVDNLMHVLYTNSSEIDYLNFKIIQENTGKDLLLSKIIEYCRTGWPSKKLLKSEFLPFYNRQNEISVDHDCLLWGHRVIIPEINKKAVLKSLHKTHFGIIRMKEIARSYFWWPNLNSEIENIGKSCIICLSNLKNPIKSPQAWPTPPTAWYRLHADFLGPYYNKMYLVIIDSYSKWPEAFEMSSMTAAKTIDTLDKLFSRFGYPDQLVTDNQTTFTCTEFNNYCKENNIKQIFAPPYHPATNGAAERFVQTFKSAVTKIRESGCSINSAVNLFLFDYRTTPQRTTGETPARLLLGRELRNRFSCLKPPPVIETLSEREGREVCKRKVKFVTGQKVMVRDYRKGHKPWTVGKIVSESVPDLTYIIEVQGMNWKRHIDQIVYCNDDVDSN, encoded by the coding sequence ATGTGTAAAAAACTAATTGGCATACCAAACACTATTGTGTTTATTGACAATATCTACGTGGCAGGGAAAACTTTGCAAGAAACTTATGAAACGCTTGTCAAAGTACTTAATAGACTACAAGAATGTAATTTCAAATTGAaacctgaaaaatgtaagcTTTTCACTAGCCACATAGATGTGTTTGGTTTTCGCATAAATAAAGAGGGGATGAGtcttataaaatcaaatattgagcCATTGTTAAATGTTTCAGCACCAACTAATCTAACAATgttaaaatcatttttaggTAAAGTCAATTATTACTCCCGGTTCCTAAAGGACATGGCTAAGATTCTTAGTCCATTATATGaatgtactaaaataaataaatttaactggACAGCGGACTGTCAAAAGTCTTTTGacacaattaaaaataaattagcctCTGCAGACAATTTGAGACATTTCAACCCGGACCTCCCAATAATAGTAACTTGTGATGCCTCAAACTATGGGCTAGCTGCCGTTTTGTCAAACCGGGACCACAATGGTATAGTTAAGCCGATAGCATATGcaagcaaaaaattaaacacaaCTGAACAAAAATATGCTGCCATAGACAGGGAGGCCATGGGAATAGTGTTTGCGGTCACCAAGTTCTACAACTATATTTATGGCCGACAATTTGAATTGGAAACAGACAGTTCTGCACTGGTCAGGATTTTTGGACCAACAAAAGGTATACCAAAAATGGCTGCCAAGCGCCTACAACACTATGCTATATTTCTCTCAgcttttaattacaaaattaaacacATAAAAACTAACAATAATCCAGCAGATTATTTGTCCAGAAATCCTGATAATACAGAATGTACCAACCAATATGTCCATCCAATATATAAGGTAGATAATTTGATGCATGTATTATATACAAACAGCTCTGAAATAGACTACTTGAATTTCAAAATAATACAAGAAAATACAGGAAAGGATCTacttttaagtaaaataattgaatattgTAGAACAGGTTGGCCTAGTAAAAAACTCCTTAAGTCTGAATTTTTACCATTTTATAATAGACAAAATGAAATAAGTGTGGATCACGACTGTTTACTTTGGGGACATAgagtaataattccagaaataaataaaaaagctgtGTTAAAAAGTTTACATAAAACACATTTTGGCATTATTCGCATGAAAGAAATTGCACGGTCTTATTTTTGGTGGCCAAATTTAAATTCAGAAATAGAAAACATCGGAAAGTCATGTATCATCtgtttatcaaatcttaaaaatCCCATAAAATCCCCACAAGCATGGCCAACGCCACCTACGGCATGGTATCGACTTCACGCAGATTTTTTGGGcccatattataataaaatgtatttagtaATTATAGACAGCTACAGTAAATGGCCGGAGGCTTTTGAAATGTCAAGCATGACGGCTGCTAAAACAATTGATACATTGGATAAGTTATTCAGCCGGTTTGGATATCCGGACCAACTAGTCACAGATAATCAGACTACGTTTACATGTACGGAATTTAACAACTATTGTAAAGAGAATAacattaaacaaatatttgcgCCACCTTACCACCCAGCGACAAACGGTGCTGCGGAAAGATTTGTACAAACTTTTAAATCAGCTGTTACCAAAATAAGAGAGAGTGGATGCAGTATTAACTCTGCAGTCAATCTATTTTTGTTTGATTATAGAACCACACCTCAAAGAACTACAGGTGAAACTCCGGCCCGTTTGTTGCTGGGGAGGGAATTAAGGAATAGATTTAGCTGCCTTAAACCTCCACCTGTAATTGAAACTCTATCTGAAAGGGAGGGGAGagaggtatgtaaaagaaaagTTAAATTTGTAACAGGACAAAAAGTGATGGTTAGAGACTATAGAAAAGGCCATAAACCTTGGACAGTAGGCAAAATAGTGTCAGAATCTGTCCCAGATTTAACTTATATAATTGAGGTTCAAGGTATGAATTGGAAACGTCATATTGACCAAATAGTGTATTGTAATGATGATGTCGATAGTAATTAG